In Candidatus Zixiibacteriota bacterium, the genomic stretch CGGCCAAGAAATACCTCTACTTTGTTCTGGGCCTGGTTATTTCCGCGGTTCTGATTTGGGCGCTCTTTCGCAATATTGCTTTCTCCGACCTCTGGTCCGCCCTTCGGGGCGCCAACTATCTGTGGTTGATTCCCAACGTCGCTCTTATCGTCCTCACCATGTATCAACGCGCCTACCGTTGGCGGTTCATGGTGGAGCCTATCGGTAGGGTGCCTTTTTCAAAACTTCTGGCCGCCACATGGATCGGTTTCATGGCCAACAATGTACTGCCCTTACGGCTGGGTGAATTCGTGCGCGCCTATTCGTTGTCATCGCAACACAAGCAGATCACCAAGTCGGCTTCGCTGGCCACGATTTTTGTTGAGCGCATGGTTTTTGATTTGGTGGCGCTACTTCTGATATTTGGCGGCGTGCTGTACTATTCGAAAATCGTGCTGGATGAATCTATGCGGTTCGGACTCAACATCACCATCGTCGTCGCCCTGGTCGGATTGGTGTTGATCTTTATTCTCGCCAGAAAGCCTGAGCAAATGGGCCGTGCCATCACCAGATGTCTTTTCTTTATACCCGACTCGGGGACAGAATTGATCCGGTCGGTACTGGTCAAGTTTGCCCGCGGACTTGAATTCTTGCGTGATGCCAGGGTAACGGCCTGGGTTGGCATGCAGACATTGATGATCTGGCTCCTCATGGGCATCTCTAATATTTTCGTGTTCTTTGCATTCGGCCTGGACCTGCCGTTGGACGCATCATTTGTGGTACTTGTAGTGGTCTCGATCTCCATTCTGGTGCCATCGGCTCCCGGTTTCGTCGGCGTCTACCACGCCGGGGCGGTATGGTCGCTGGTAGCCTACGGAGTGCCCAAGGCAGAGGCTCTCTCTTGCGCCCTGGTGTTGCATGCCGCCCAGTACATTGTTGTCACTCTGATGGGATTCATCTATCTCAAGAAAGAGCACCTATCTCTCAAAAGACTTGGCGAGGAGGCCTCCGCCGGCGACCACGAGCCTGACGAGCCGAAGGAGTCAGAGTCGCAACCGGTGTGAGTGCTGTTGGTGCGAGTGTCCCGCATGACACCAAGGGATGATTCGTTATGAAGGTTAAGGATGCAGCCTTTCGTCAATGGATCTACTTTGTCTTGATACTGGCCGCTATCCTGCGCTTGGGTTTTCTGGCTTCCGACAAAACTCTGCCTGTCATGTGGGATGCGCGACGTTATGCCAGCGCCGCCGTGGCTGTAATCTCGTTCGTAGATGGCACGGGACCTGAGTCATCGACAGATGATCGACTGGATCGCCATGCTTTCAAGTTCTACTATGACAAATACATCCAGGGGGAGAAAATCGATTGGCAGTACTACACGCCGCATTCTCTGACTCAGGCACGAGGTGATTTGTTTTTCGCCGGTCCGCTCTATCCGGCCATGTTGGCCGCGGTGTTCTATCTTGCTCCCGCCGCCGATTTCACATTTGCGCGAATTCTCGGGATCATCTTTGATCTGCTTTCGGTGTGGTTGGTAATCTTAGTGGCGGCACGTCTGGTGGGACGCCGGGCGGCAATAGTCAGCGGTCTGGTATATGCCATCTACTTTCCCTTCATCCAGACGGCTACAATGCTATTGCTTGAGACCTCGACAAGTTTCTTCATCCTGCTTGCTGTCTATCTACTGATGCGTGGGACTGAGAGCAATCAACGTCGCTACTTCGTTTTGACCGGTCTGCTATGCGGTATGATGGTGATGCACAAACCGACTTCCATGTTGATTGGTCTGCCGTTAGTGGCGGGTCTGTATTTCTATGACCGAGAAAACTCGTCCCCGAGACAGTTTCTCAAACGGCTCGTAACGGTTGCCATACCGGCCGGGTGTCTCTTTGGTCCCTGGCTGGTGATCACTTCACTTGAGTATGGCCAATTGGCCCTGCGCGACCCTGCATACGCTCAATCCAACCTGCGCCAATCATCGTCGATCGCCTTCGAGGGATATGATCTGGACGCCGTTGAGAAGGACTTCAACAGTCGTCCAATCTACAGTGATCCGCTGGGCCAAGCGGGCGGTTACATGGGACTGTTCGCGAAAAAATTCGAGCGTTTGTGGAGCAGGCCGTACAACGACTTCAAACGCACCTTCGTGATTCCGAACTCAGTGGTAGAGTGGCTTCACACCTTGATCATCGTGTTTGGGTTTATCGGTATGCTCGCACTGTTGCTCAAAAGTAGCCCTCATGCGGCCTGGCCGGTTGCCATTTGCGGATACTACACGGCAATACATCTGGTCTTTCATTCGATCAACCGGTATAGTTTCAATGCTCTGCCCGTGGTCATAATCTGTGCAGCCGGTTGCTCAGTTGCGCTATATGATGCCCTGGTGAGTTCTCCGACCAGGTCGCGTCTGATGGTCATCGCGGGAATAGTGATCCTTCTGTTCGGAGCCATCGTCCAGCCGTCGTGGGTGTTGTCAGTGGTATCGGGCGGCGTGCTGTCGTTAGGAATCGTGATTGCGACATTGATTCTCAAGACCCTCCTGTGGTTTTGTGCTCTCTATCTGCTCAGCACGGTGCTCTTGATCTCGGCGCCTTATCGGAGTCGTCTTTTGTTTACCGCGGTAGTGTGCGGTTTGTTTGTGATTTGTAGTTGGGTGCCTGTGCTTTCTCGCAACAACTGGGCGGAATTCAGTTGTCGCCTGGAGGTTCCCGACGAGGGGGTCGGCAGGCGCATATACATGACAGAATTGTCGGATGATAGATTGAACGAGTTCTGGACGTTGCTCATCGATATGAATGTGCCGGAAGGGGAGCCGCCGATGTTCGGCATCACTATTGGTGATCGACAAATGACATTGAACCTCGGTCGTGAACCACTCAGCCGGAATTTTTATCCCAAGCCTACCTACCTGGAATACGCGCGGTTTGAACATCATGGAATCGAGTCGTTTCGGCAGTACGCTATCATCGAGTTGGACGGGGCCGATATTCAGCGCTGGGTCCGACAGGATGGCTATGTCGATGTATCGCTGCAACTCGGCTCGGAAAGCGCTCCTGACGGCGCTCTGAACATTTATGGAAGTCTGGGCGAACCAGAATACATTCCGTCGGTTTGGTTCACTTCGATTGAACGGTATGTCCATCGAGGCGACCCACGGATTCGACAGGTTGCGAATTTCGTTTCTGATTCATCGCTTTCTTATTATATTGGTTCAGGCGAATCGGGGACGATCCGGGAGGACGATCTCTCTGAAGCTCCGGGTCGACAAACCGGAGGATACCATATTCTCCTGGAGAACATGGATCGGGACGGCGGCGTGCTGATCTACTAAACCAAATACTGGGAGGTCAGTGATGAAAGTTGGAGTAATCGGCTGCGGCTATTGGGGGCCGAATCTCATACGTAATTTCAATGCCTTAGATGACGTCGAAGTGGCGGCTGTCTGTGATGGTCGATCCGAACGTCTTGACTTCATACATCGTCAGTTCCCGGCCATCAAGACGCTGACCGGCGAAGCTGACGATATTCTCAAAGCGACTGATATCGATGCGGTGATAATCGCCACGCCTGTTTCTGCCCACTACCCGCTGGGGATGGAGGCGCTGGCCAACGGCAAACATCTGTTCATGGAGAAGCCGTTTACGGCGACGACCGAGCAGGCCGAGAGTTTGATCAACCTGGGTGAGCAGAAGAATCTGCAAATCATGGTGGACCATACTTTCATCTACACAGGTGCTGTGCAAACGATCAAGCGATTCATCGACGACGGCGAACTGGGCGAGTTGTTTTATTTTGACTCGGTGCGAGTAAACCTCGGACTGTTCCAGCACGATGTCAATGTCATCTGGGACCTGGCGCCGCACGATGTATCGATTATGGATTATCTGATTGATCGACCACCGATTGCAATTGCCGCCACCGGTGTGGCTCACTTTGAGAATGGTATTGAAAACATAGCCTACATCTCAACCTACTATGAAGGCAATCTGCTGGGCCACATCCATGTCAACTGGCTGGCTCCGGTCAAGGTCCGCAAGACGCTGGTATCGGGCTCTCGCAAGATGGTCATCTACGATGACACCGAACCGTCTGAAAAAGTGAAAGTGTACGACAGTGGGGTTGAAATAGTCGAAGACAAGAACGCCATTTACGATCTGCTGGTCCAGTATCGAACCGGTGACATGCTGGCGCCCAAGCTGGACTCCACCGAAGCGCTCAAGCTGGTCAGCAGCGAATTCTACAACGCCGTCAACGAAAACCGCGCACCGCGCACGGATGGTCGGGCCGGATTGCGGGTGGTGCGTATTCTCGAAGCCGCCAATCGGTCTATTCGAGACAATGGTCGCGTGGTCGAACTGAGTTAAGCTGCCATGAACGAGCGAGACTACTTTGTGCATCCAAAAGCAATATGCCAAAGCAAAAACATCGGCAGCGGTACGCGCATCTGGGCCTTCTGCAACGTGCAGGAAGGGGCGGTGATCGGCGGCGACTGCAACGTTTGCGACCATTGCTTCGTCGAGAGCGGTGTGGTCGTGGGTGACCGAGTAACCATCAAGAACGGAGTGTCGTTGTGGTGGGGCGTCAGGTTGGAGGATGATGTATTCGTCGGTCCCAATGCAGTCTTCACAAACGATGTAAAGCCCCGCAGCAAAGTGTACCACGACGAACCGGACCCAAGCCTCATCAGGCAGGGCGCCACGATCGGCGCCAACGCCGTGATTATAGCCCGCCTGACGGTCGGGCGCTACGCCTTTATCGGCGCCGGTGCCGTGCTGACCAAAAGCGCACCGGATTTCACGATGTGGCTGGGCAATCCGGCCCGACAGGCGGGATTCGTTTGCAAGTGCGCTGAGCGTCTCACAACTCCCGATGGTCAATCAAGCCCGATTCTGAGTTGCACCTGCGGACTCAAGTATCGACTCGCTGCCGGCCAACTCACCCTGCTTCCGAACGGG encodes the following:
- a CDS encoding N-acetyltransferase: MNERDYFVHPKAICQSKNIGSGTRIWAFCNVQEGAVIGGDCNVCDHCFVESGVVVGDRVTIKNGVSLWWGVRLEDDVFVGPNAVFTNDVKPRSKVYHDEPDPSLIRQGATIGANAVIIARLTVGRYAFIGAGAVLTKSAPDFTMWLGNPARQAGFVCKCAERLTTPDGQSSPILSCTCGLKYRLAAGQLTLLPNGGEGAA
- a CDS encoding glycosyltransferase family 39 protein produces the protein MKVKDAAFRQWIYFVLILAAILRLGFLASDKTLPVMWDARRYASAAVAVISFVDGTGPESSTDDRLDRHAFKFYYDKYIQGEKIDWQYYTPHSLTQARGDLFFAGPLYPAMLAAVFYLAPAADFTFARILGIIFDLLSVWLVILVAARLVGRRAAIVSGLVYAIYFPFIQTATMLLLETSTSFFILLAVYLLMRGTESNQRRYFVLTGLLCGMMVMHKPTSMLIGLPLVAGLYFYDRENSSPRQFLKRLVTVAIPAGCLFGPWLVITSLEYGQLALRDPAYAQSNLRQSSSIAFEGYDLDAVEKDFNSRPIYSDPLGQAGGYMGLFAKKFERLWSRPYNDFKRTFVIPNSVVEWLHTLIIVFGFIGMLALLLKSSPHAAWPVAICGYYTAIHLVFHSINRYSFNALPVVIICAAGCSVALYDALVSSPTRSRLMVIAGIVILLFGAIVQPSWVLSVVSGGVLSLGIVIATLILKTLLWFCALYLLSTVLLISAPYRSRLLFTAVVCGLFVICSWVPVLSRNNWAEFSCRLEVPDEGVGRRIYMTELSDDRLNEFWTLLIDMNVPEGEPPMFGITIGDRQMTLNLGREPLSRNFYPKPTYLEYARFEHHGIESFRQYAIIELDGADIQRWVRQDGYVDVSLQLGSESAPDGALNIYGSLGEPEYIPSVWFTSIERYVHRGDPRIRQVANFVSDSSLSYYIGSGESGTIREDDLSEAPGRQTGGYHILLENMDRDGGVLIY
- a CDS encoding Gfo/Idh/MocA family oxidoreductase codes for the protein MKVGVIGCGYWGPNLIRNFNALDDVEVAAVCDGRSERLDFIHRQFPAIKTLTGEADDILKATDIDAVIIATPVSAHYPLGMEALANGKHLFMEKPFTATTEQAESLINLGEQKNLQIMVDHTFIYTGAVQTIKRFIDDGELGELFYFDSVRVNLGLFQHDVNVIWDLAPHDVSIMDYLIDRPPIAIAATGVAHFENGIENIAYISTYYEGNLLGHIHVNWLAPVKVRKTLVSGSRKMVIYDDTEPSEKVKVYDSGVEIVEDKNAIYDLLVQYRTGDMLAPKLDSTEALKLVSSEFYNAVNENRAPRTDGRAGLRVVRILEAANRSIRDNGRVVELS
- a CDS encoding flippase-like domain-containing protein produces the protein MTLTAKKYLYFVLGLVISAVLIWALFRNIAFSDLWSALRGANYLWLIPNVALIVLTMYQRAYRWRFMVEPIGRVPFSKLLAATWIGFMANNVLPLRLGEFVRAYSLSSQHKQITKSASLATIFVERMVFDLVALLLIFGGVLYYSKIVLDESMRFGLNITIVVALVGLVLIFILARKPEQMGRAITRCLFFIPDSGTELIRSVLVKFARGLEFLRDARVTAWVGMQTLMIWLLMGISNIFVFFAFGLDLPLDASFVVLVVVSISILVPSAPGFVGVYHAGAVWSLVAYGVPKAEALSCALVLHAAQYIVVTLMGFIYLKKEHLSLKRLGEEASAGDHEPDEPKESESQPV